One genomic window of Parasteatoda tepidariorum isolate YZ-2023 chromosome 9, CAS_Ptep_4.0, whole genome shotgun sequence includes the following:
- the LOC107455579 gene encoding von Hippel-Lindau disease tumor suppressor: MARVVTGFRSGPSRKPVTLFMCNASSKIINIIWLDYYGRETNYGVLKPTYQKRIFSYEGHPWICREVSTRRKFLMNNQELFIPTAVPCEDPEKEENLPITVVITSPLLSLQDLCIDAVVVCLSSEDHVSSLNIPVKLCEDIQHGWRKANP, encoded by the exons ATGGCAAGAGTTGTAACTGGATTTAGATCTGGGCCATCTCGTAAGCCCGTCACATTATTCATGTGCAATGCTAGctcaaaaataatcaatatcatTTGGTTAGATTATTATGGCAGGGAAACGAATTATGGTGTATTGAAACCGACCTATCAGAAAAGGATCTTTTCGTACGAAGGTCACCCCTGGATTTGTCGGGAAGTATCAACAAGAcgcaaatttttaatgaataaccaAGAATTGTTTATTCCTACTGCAGTTCCTTGTGAAGACcctgaaaaggaagaaaatttacCCATCACCGTTGTTATAACATCACCAC ttcTCTCATTGCAAGATCTGTGCATTGATGCAGTTGTTGTTTGTTTATCATCAGAAGATCATGTTTCTAGTTTAAACATTCCTGTTAAGTTATGTGAAGACATTCAACACGGTTGGCGAAAAGCTAACCCATAG